One genomic window of Pelecanus crispus isolate bPelCri1 chromosome 18, bPelCri1.pri, whole genome shotgun sequence includes the following:
- the RPRML gene encoding reprimo-like protein, producing MNGSFFNQTLLEQGAYPNRTQGLGMLMACCNGTGSVLATDGGSSVLAPDERSLYITRVVQIAVLCVLSLTVMFGIFFLGCNLLIKSESMINFLVKDRSPSKDVGAAIMGLY from the coding sequence ATGAATGGATCCTTTTTCAACCAGACTCTCCTAGAGCAGGGAGCTTACCCCAACAGGACCCAGGGCTTGGGGATGCTCATGGCCTGCTGCAACGGGACCGGCTCGGTGCTGGCGACGGACGGCGGCTCCTCGGTCCTGGCACCCGACGAGAGGAGCCTTTACATCACACGGGTGGTGCAGATCGCTGTCCTCTGTGTCCTCTCCTTGACTGTGAtgtttggcattttctttttgggCTGCAACTTGCTCATCAAGTCGGAGAGCATGATTAACTTTCTGGTGAAGGACCGAAGCCCTTCCAAGGATGTGGGAGCTGCAATCATGGGACTTTACTGA